The window TTGTGTCACTGATATGGATTGTATTCCGAGAAGCCACGACTGGTTCTTTTGTTTTGCTGGCTGAAACCACTTCCACATTCCCGCGACGAAGGACATCAATGAGAATGATGGCTTCCATTTCTTCAAAACCAGGACAGAGGGGAATCAAAACCTTTTTGGCCATACTAAGACTTGGTTGACGTGTTACAAATTGTTCAAGTTTTTTTGTAAAAAAACGATCCCAAGAAATGGGAACTTTCCCGCCCTTCTTTGGGTCTGATACTATAGGAGAGAGTATTCATTGTCTATGACTGAGAAAAAAACGAATCCTTTACGATACATTGCCGTCGCGTTTAGCTTTTTATTACTCGGGACATTTTTGTCTCCCATCTTAACATGCGGAAATTCTTCTGAAAACCCATTGCAACTCAAGGCAGATGGTGGCGAAAAATTATCACCAGCCCAAACCCAAGCCGTTGCCTTAGAAGATGCCTTCCAAGAAGTTTTTGATAAAGTTTCCCCAAGTGTTGTTTCGATTGCCACGGAAGGAACGGTGAATGTGCCCTTACACCCGTTTGAGTATTTTTTTGGGAATCCCCAAAACCAAAGAAAAGGGTCTCGCCAACAAAAACTTTCAGGGCTTGGTTCAGGCATCGTCCTCAATGAAGATGGTTACGTTATGACAAACCACCATGTTGTCCAAAACATGGATAAGTTTACGGTGAAGTTAAAAAACAAAAGTGAATACGAAGCAAAACTCATTGGTTCGGATCCCACTGCCGACATTGCCTTATTAAAAATCAGCGCTCCCAAAGGAACACTTGTGCCCAGTTTGATTGGCGACTCGAGTAAAGTCAGAGTGGGGAATTGGGCGATCGCCATTGGTGCGCCCCTTGGCCTCGAACAATCGTTTACTGTAGGAGTGGTATCGGCCATCCAAAGGGGGGGGCTTGATAAATCAGGTCTTGCCTACATCCAAACGGATGCTGCCATCAACCAAGGGAATAGTGGAGGGCCACTCCTCAATATCCGAGGCGAAGTGATTGGGATCAACCGAATGATTGTGAGCCAATCTGGTGGGTCTGATGGAATTGGTTTTGCCATTCCGATCAATGAAGCTCGTCGTGTTGTGGAAGAATTGAAGTTGAATGGAGTTGTCGCACGTGCATGGATTGGAGCTGGGGTAGATTATATTACGGAACGTGACATCGCACAATTTGGTTTGAAAAACAACCAAGGGGCCATTGTCCACCAAATCTACAAGGGATCGCCTGCCAACAAAGCGGGATTACAACTGATGGATGTGATCATTGAATTTGATGGCAAACCAGTGCGCACTCCAGATGAGCTCGTGGGAATGATTGTGAATTCCAAAATTGGCAAACGAGTCGAACTAAAAATCATCCGAAATAAAAATGAAATCTTGACGTCCATCACTCCAGAGAAGAAACCCAATTGAGGTGAGTTTACGAGAAGATTGGATGCAAGCGGGCGAAGAAGAACCAAACCTTCGCCCCACAAAACTGTCTGAGTTCATTGGACAAAAAGAGGTCTTAGCCAATCTATCGGTGTATGTCGAGGCGGCTCGGAAACGAAAGAGCCCTCTTGACCACGTGCTCATTTCAGGCCCACCGGGCCTTGGAAAAACCACTCTCGCCAATATCATCGCCAACGAACTGGCCGTTGCCTTCACTCCTACATCAGCTCCCGCCATTTCCAAGGGAGCCGATTTGGTACGGTTTCTCACTCTACTCAAAACCAACGAAGTCCTCTTCATCGATGAAATCCATGGTTTCATCAAAAAACAGGAAGAACTGTTATACCCAGCCATGGAGAATTTTTTTGTGGATCTCGTTGTGGGAGAAGGTGTCACCGCAAACGCATTACAAATCCAACTCCAACCCTTCACCTTAGTCGGTGCCACCACAAGGTCAGGTCTTGTGAGTGATCCACTCAAATCTCGATTTGGCATCCATCTCAAGTTGGATTTTTATACGGATGAAGAGATGCAAATCATCGTGGACCGATCGGCAAAACTTCTGGGAGTGGAACTCGGGCAAGGTGTGGCTATGGAAGTTGGCAAACGAAGTCGCAAAACGCCAAGGATTGCCAACCACTTACTCAAACGGGTGCGTGATTTTGCGGAGGTAAATAACGAAACCTCTGTGAGTTTAAAGACTTGTCGTTATGCCTTTGACCGCATGGGAGTCGACCATCTGGGCCTTGATGCCGTGGACCGCCAAATTTTAGATATCCTCATCTCTCGATATGGTGGAGGGCCTGTGGGGATCAAACCGATTGCCGTTGTACTTGGTGAGGAAGAACGCACCATTGAAGACACCTACGAACCTTTCCTTGTTCGGGTAGGGCTCATTGACCGCACTCCGCAAGGCCGAGTGGCTACGAAAAAGGCTTACGAACATTTAGGACTTCCGTACATTGGAAATACGGGAGAAAATCGTGAAAATGGCCCCACTCTCTTTTGATTTCCGATTGCCTGAAAAAGAAGAAGGGGAAAAACGCCTCTTCTTTGCCTTCACATTTGTGATCCTTCTTTCTTCCTTTTTTTTGGCTCACCTCATCACGCGGAATATGTTATGGAAGATGTGGGCGGAAGAACAAACGACTGAAACTCTGGGACCCAAAGAACAAGAAAAAATTTATGAAGTCCTTGTGGAACAACAGTTCATCAATCCCGACAAAAAGGATGAATACAAAGCATTATCTAACAAGGATTCGGCGGGCGGAGGTGGGATCACTGAAAAACAAGGATTCCATACCCTAACACAGTTTCGCGAATTCATTATGGGAAGTGCCGCTTCTACTCCAAGTAAAGTACAACCCAAATCAGAACAAACCAAAGACGATGATATCTTTGAATTTGGAATTTTTAAAGCAGATCCAAAAACCAATTCCAATGCACAGGAAAGTCCA of the Leptospira biflexa serovar Patoc strain 'Patoc 1 (Paris)' genome contains:
- a CDS encoding S1C family serine protease, which produces MTEKKTNPLRYIAVAFSFLLLGTFLSPILTCGNSSENPLQLKADGGEKLSPAQTQAVALEDAFQEVFDKVSPSVVSIATEGTVNVPLHPFEYFFGNPQNQRKGSRQQKLSGLGSGIVLNEDGYVMTNHHVVQNMDKFTVKLKNKSEYEAKLIGSDPTADIALLKISAPKGTLVPSLIGDSSKVRVGNWAIAIGAPLGLEQSFTVGVVSAIQRGGLDKSGLAYIQTDAAINQGNSGGPLLNIRGEVIGINRMIVSQSGGSDGIGFAIPINEARRVVEELKLNGVVARAWIGAGVDYITERDIAQFGLKNNQGAIVHQIYKGSPANKAGLQLMDVIIEFDGKPVRTPDELVGMIVNSKIGKRVELKIIRNKNEILTSITPEKKPN
- the ruvB gene encoding Holliday junction branch migration DNA helicase RuvB; the protein is MQAGEEEPNLRPTKLSEFIGQKEVLANLSVYVEAARKRKSPLDHVLISGPPGLGKTTLANIIANELAVAFTPTSAPAISKGADLVRFLTLLKTNEVLFIDEIHGFIKKQEELLYPAMENFFVDLVVGEGVTANALQIQLQPFTLVGATTRSGLVSDPLKSRFGIHLKLDFYTDEEMQIIVDRSAKLLGVELGQGVAMEVGKRSRKTPRIANHLLKRVRDFAEVNNETSVSLKTCRYAFDRMGVDHLGLDAVDRQILDILISRYGGGPVGIKPIAVVLGEEERTIEDTYEPFLVRVGLIDRTPQGRVATKKAYEHLGLPYIGNTGENRENGPTLF
- a CDS encoding TonB family protein, producing MAPLSFDFRLPEKEEGEKRLFFAFTFVILLSSFFLAHLITRNMLWKMWAEEQTTETLGPKEQEKIYEVLVEQQFINPDKKDEYKALSNKDSAGGGGITEKQGFHTLTQFREFIMGSAASTPSKVQPKSEQTKDDDIFEFGIFKADPKTNSNAQESPNQSASAGQMTKIPFNFRFQQDFLFRWDGAKALTIPTKQLAGYYYFKSMLKRIEESFAPPGGGNYAYRDMAGIVAREGIKEGETKVLFMLSEQGQVLDVRLVSSQGQVVVDQACLDSIRGQNFGPVPEEVKAKGLIFGINFIFPGMRYYR